CAGTGAAGAGGCGTATCACATACATATCTATGATATAAATGTGGTTGGTATGGCAAATAACTTGTATAATAGTTATTATGCCACAACCAGAGAACAGTTTCTTCTACGATGAAGCCGTCGTCGACTCTCGAAAGGCCTGCGTAGCAGGTTATGTTATTCGCGGCGCCGGTGTTGTACTGGCGGGCGCGGGAGCATATGTGGCCCAGAGATTCGGTTTTAATGCTGGAGAATGGCTCGGTGCTGTATTGCCTGGTCTTGCACTCAGTGTTCGTGTCGGTACCCTGCTCGGGGTGGAGCGCGGTTCAGCATCAGAGCGGGTTAATCCAACGTTGACTGATCGTCACCCAGGTATTGGCCTCAGGGCTACTACCGTGGGCGTGCTAGCAGCGAACGCTGGTGGTGTGATGGTCGGGATGGCCGCAGCGGTCGCAGAACAGAACCCACATCTCACGTTCAGTGCTGCAGGAGCGGTCGCCGAAACGATAGTCGGTGGACTTGTTATGGTGGTCGGCGCGACTGTTGCCGAGGTAGAGATGACCGATGCCGGTCGTGCTCGCAACTTACCGATGAGGATGCACCGCATACTATTTGGTCAGCAAGGTGAACGGCTCTAGTCGAACGTAAACTTCTCTGATTGACCAAATCTGTTTTCTAGAGTATAATACCGGTATTGCTTCAGTGAATCCGAGTGTTTAGAGGTCAGAGTTACTCGATGTTCATTGTCGACAATCGAGGTAACGAAAACTACTAACACGTAAAGGATTCTTTTTTTATGCCTTATAACCCAAGACGCGGCTACGTCTACAGTAGCCGCCCCAGTCCCTATCGGACGTACAATGCCCGGCCAGCCCGCCAGAGCGGTAACCGGCGCAAAGAGACTATTCACCCGTCCCGCTTTATTAAAGCGGCCCAAAACGTCGAAGAGATACCTTATGAGCCGACTCATGTCTTTGGCGACTTTGCTCTGCACGAAGTGCTCCGCAGAAACATCGACCGACGCGGCTTTACTACTCCTTCACCTATCCAGGACCAAGCTATTCCGGCCGGGCTTGTCGGCCAAGACGTCATCGGAATCGCTAACACCGGTACTGGCAAGACACTAGCCTTCGCCCTGCCGCTTCTTCAGCGCCTGATCGTCGATCGCACTTCAAGGGCTCTTATTATGGCTCCGACAAGGGAGCTGGCCCAGCAGATCGAACAAGAATGTCGGCAGCTTGCCAAGGGAAGCGGTCTCTTCGGGGCCCTCCTGATTGGCGGCGCGGCCATGAACCCCCAACTGATCGATCTAAAGGTAAAACCACAGATCATTATCGGTACTCCCGGGCGTATCAAAGACCATCTCGAACGAGGTAGCCTTACTCTCGATAACGTCAACATTGTTGTCCTCGATGAGGTTGATCGCATGCTCGATATGGGTTTTGTGAATGACATGCGCTTCATCTTGAGACAGCTGGCCCCAGTTCGTCAGTCATTCTTCTTCTCGGCAACCTTAAATACAGCCGTCAACAACCTAATCCGGACTTTCTCGAGTGACCCCGTAACTATCTCGGTCAAGACTGGTGAGACGGCCGACGGTGTCGAACAGAATATCGTTACGTATGGTTCACATACCGACAAGATCGAGAAGCTTCACGATCTATTGATCGACCAGGCTGTTACCAAGGCTCTTATCTTTGACGAGACTCAGCGGAGCGTCGAACGTCTCAGCCG
This region of Candidatus Saccharimonadales bacterium genomic DNA includes:
- a CDS encoding DEAD/DEAH box helicase, with protein sequence MPYNPRRGYVYSSRPSPYRTYNARPARQSGNRRKETIHPSRFIKAAQNVEEIPYEPTHVFGDFALHEVLRRNIDRRGFTTPSPIQDQAIPAGLVGQDVIGIANTGTGKTLAFALPLLQRLIVDRTSRALIMAPTRELAQQIEQECRQLAKGSGLFGALLIGGAAMNPQLIDLKVKPQIIIGTPGRIKDHLERGSLTLDNVNIVVLDEVDRMLDMGFVNDMRFILRQLAPVRQSFFFSATLNTAVNNLIRTFSSDPVTISVKTGETADGVEQNIVTYGSHTDKIEKLHDLLIDQAVTKALIFDETQRSVERLSRELHDRGFKVDAIHGGKTQGQRQKALNRFKANDITILVATDVAARGIDVSDISHVINFSTPQSYVDYVHRIGRAGRAGRTGHALTFVDSSTAARLVVPSR